From the Primulina tabacum isolate GXHZ01 chromosome 3, ASM2559414v2, whole genome shotgun sequence genome, one window contains:
- the LOC142538980 gene encoding uncharacterized protein LOC142538980, whose amino-acid sequence MKTLFFLITMLVSLLLFSAPILLIITDLLLPTALFSASLPLPHLSFTLETLLVNLNSYDFRLSLIDIPLVSIARSAIILCVYSLCDGPKLSRWPYLGVSTVCSAASLVFVSLKGSYVLMNGGYSSGGTDAKATELGLYISSLGLAIGHVAVAYRTSCRERRKLLVYKIDIEAVSACKNGFPKNQYFNKPRDAHMKS is encoded by the exons ATGAAGACTTTGTTCTTCTTGATCACTATGTTGGTTTCTTTACTCTTATTTTCAGCCCCGATTCTTCTGATAATCACCGACTTACTCCTTCCCACCGCTCTGTTTTCCGCTTCTCTTCCGCTGCCGCATCTTTCTTTCACTCTGGAAACCCTTTTGGTCAATCTGAATAGCTACGACTTTCGCCTCTCCCTCATCGATATTCCTCTCGTCTCCATTGCTCGATCAGCTATCATTCTAT GTGTTTATAGTCTCTGCGACGGTCCGAAGTTGTCGAGGTGGCCGTACCTGGGCGTCTCCACCGTCTGCTCGGCGGCATCGTTGGTGTTTGTGTCATTGAAGGGTTCCTACGTATTGATGAATGGCGGGTATTCAAGCGGCGGCACAGATGCTAAAGCGACGGAATTGGGTTTATACATTTCGTCTTTAGGATTGGCCATTGGGCACGTAGCAGTGGCATATaggaccagttgcagggagcgaAGAAAACTTCTTGTTTACAAAATCGACATTGAAGCT GTATCTGCTTGCAAGAATGGGTTTCCTAAAAATCAATACTTCAACAAGCCAAGAGATGCTCATATGAAGAGCTGA
- the LOC142540404 gene encoding nuclear pore complex protein NUP88 isoform X2 encodes MDLHCFLLGRMAYVLCTFMGEHQGKRILSSVEIYFGSNNSIRILQISWHPFSDTHLGVLSSDSVFRMFDLSAAIRQPEQEYYLQPGELGLSGNAAAICPVDFSFGADHLWDKFSIFILFSDGSTYIICPIVPFGSVYKWESLLEMHNDACTFGLKSANSKAVNNSNLAISWLESTFPELSLQEGVGGNIFAVKAQPFVLMDASVLLQGPLRKVCHGVTENAVIQKGVCEGRAISLLYNLVGKDSILMTAWSGGQLQLDALADEIQPVWKMGSAPRVCVDSLGQMFGAAMICELAPTNLSILKLDQPPNDTIWLGYPPPLLRLAIVDLALPNKGGSLISMASDPLVPERIFCLHDGGIDSIVLHFLPFTSQTSGKEKQMKTPSVYSVLSTCPGESSSPEPLHGFLTLSDSSGGSWIVGLTCSHECVVLYMESWNELLTHAIYSERETVTLDEATDADTLTVISKELLSGPKVVLLPSTAPNLRSVTADSIEGRSMLHQYFKLFHENYVEYAHKVYFELQHHGPHLKKIIDNQHSRIREVQQKLLDVEKNQEKIEDHIDSAVKLHSSLEMRLQNLRSLPGLQKKPLSKAERDFKLELDKFTGVELDALHSSIESLNARLTRHVHYQQVDSSNRQKLIAGRRVSRIQDNELSQLKSSLEKLSLLNSENGKKVKLVESALSSRGISK; translated from the exons ATGGATCTGCATTGCTTCTTGCTGGGCAGGATGGCTTACGTGTTATGTACCTTTATGGGCGAGCATCAAGGGAAGAGAATACTATCATCTGTAg AAATTTACTTTGGAAGCAACAATTCCATACGCATTCTTCAGATTTCTTGGCACCCTTTCAGTGACACTCACTTGGGAGTTCTTTCCTCGGATTCTGTTTTCAG AATGTTTGATTTGTCTGCAGCAATTAGGCAACCAGAACAGGAATATTATTTGCAACCTGGAGAACTTGGTCTTTCTGGAAATGCAGCAGCAATATGTCCTGTTGATTTCTCTTTTGGGGCGGATCATTTGTGGGACAAGTTCAGT ATTTTTATCTTGTTTAGTGATGGATCCACTTACATCATTTGCCCGATTGTTCCTTTTGGAAG TGTGTATAAATGGGAATCACTATTGGAAATGCATAACGATGCTTGTACATTTGGGCTTAAATCTGCCAATTCAAAAGCTGTTAATAATTCTAATCTGGCAATCTCTTGGCTGGAGTCAACATTTCCTGAATTATCTCTCCAAGAAGGAGTTGGTGGAAATATATTCGCTGTCAAAGCTCAGCCTTTTGTTTTAATGGATGCATCTGTCTTATTGCAG GGTCCTCTTCGTAAAGTGTGTCATGGGGTGACAGAAAATGCTGTAATTCAGAAAGGAGTGTGTGAAGGGCGTGCGATCAGTCTTCTTTACAATTTAGTCGGAAAAGATTCAATTCTTATGACGGCTTGGAGTGGTGGGCAACTACAACTGGATGCTTTAGCTGATGAAATTCAGCCAGTCTGGAAGATGGGTAGTGCACCCCGTGTTTGTGTTGATTCACTTGGTCAGATGTTTGGTGCTGCTATGATTTGTGAACTTGCTCCCACTAATCTCTCGATCCTGAAGCTTGATCAACCTCCTAATGATACTATTTGGTTGGGTTATCCACCTCCTTTACTCCGTCTGGCTATTGTGGATTTAGCTTTGCCTAATAAAGGTGGTTCTCTAATTTCGATGGCTTCTGATCCTCTCGTTCCAGAAAGAATATTTTGCCTTCATGATGGCGGGATAGACTCGATAGTCTTGCATTTTCTCCCTTTCACTAGTCAAACCAGTGGCAAggaaaaacaaatgaaaaccCCATCTGTCTATTCTGTTCTTAGCACATGCCCTGGAGAATCCTCCTCACCAGAGCCCCTTCATGGTTTCTTGACATTGTCAGATTCATCTGGAGGTTCATGGATTGTGGGACTTACTTGTTCTCATGAATGCGTAGTGCTTTACATGGAGAGCTGGAATGAATTGCTTACTCATGCTATTTATAGTGAGAGGGAAACTGTTACCCTGGACGAGGCAACAGATGCAGATACTCTCACAGTAATCAGCAAAGAACTCCTTAGTGGGCCTAAGGTAGTTCTATTACCCTCAACCGCACCAAATTTACGCTCTGTGACTGCTGATTCTATTGAAGGACGATCAATGCTTCATCAGTATTTCAAGCTTTTTCATGAAAATTATGTGGAGTATGCACACAAG GTATACTTCGAACTCCAGCACCATGGGCctcatttgaaaaaaataattgataatcaACATTCTCGTATACGCGAAGTGCAGCAGAAACTTTTGGATGTTGAAAAGAATCAGGAGAAAATTGAGGATCACATAGACTCTGCAGTTAAGCTTCACAGTTCCCTAGAAATGCGCTTACAAAACTTGAGGAGTCTGCCAGGTTTACAGAAAAAGCCATTATCAAAAGCAGAACGAGATTTTAAACTAGAACTTG ATAAGTTTACTGGAGTGGAGTTGGATGCCTTGCACTCTTCCATTGAATCTTTGAATGCGAGATTGACAAGACACGTACATTATCAGCAGGTTGATTCCTCGAATCGACAAAAACTGATTGCAGGAAGAAGGGTGTCTCGGATTCAAGACAACGAGTTATCTCAACTTAAATCTTCACTTGAAAAACTCTCGCTGCTAAACAGTGAGAACGGCAAAAAGGTTAAGCTTGTTGAGTCGGCATTAAGTAGCAGAGGAATCAGCAAGTGA
- the LOC142540404 gene encoding nuclear pore complex protein NUP88 isoform X1, whose product MRFSYELTETDDRQLVSPPPLGSTPKAELQWLPLQSHPIFPTATISAASAARTPTNLMAWDGASRLYVWDSHKKCLHWVSIRLGDPDPDSISAGFPSKVLQADVPVCFDVSKISINRNGSALLLAGQDGLRVMYLYGRASREENTIICRTVSIGSEIYFGSNNSIRILQISWHPFSDTHLGVLSSDSVFRMFDLSAAIRQPEQEYYLQPGELGLSGNAAAICPVDFSFGADHLWDKFSIFILFSDGSTYIICPIVPFGSVYKWESLLEMHNDACTFGLKSANSKAVNNSNLAISWLESTFPELSLQEGVGGNIFAVKAQPFVLMDASVLLQGPLRKVCHGVTENAVIQKGVCEGRAISLLYNLVGKDSILMTAWSGGQLQLDALADEIQPVWKMGSAPRVCVDSLGQMFGAAMICELAPTNLSILKLDQPPNDTIWLGYPPPLLRLAIVDLALPNKGGSLISMASDPLVPERIFCLHDGGIDSIVLHFLPFTSQTSGKEKQMKTPSVYSVLSTCPGESSSPEPLHGFLTLSDSSGGSWIVGLTCSHECVVLYMESWNELLTHAIYSERETVTLDEATDADTLTVISKELLSGPKVVLLPSTAPNLRSVTADSIEGRSMLHQYFKLFHENYVEYAHKVYFELQHHGPHLKKIIDNQHSRIREVQQKLLDVEKNQEKIEDHIDSAVKLHSSLEMRLQNLRSLPGLQKKPLSKAERDFKLELDKFTGVELDALHSSIESLNARLTRHVHYQQVDSSNRQKLIAGRRVSRIQDNELSQLKSSLEKLSLLNSENGKKVKLVESALSSRGISK is encoded by the exons ATGAGGTTCAGCTACGAGTTAACTGAAACCGACGACCGCCAATTGGTTTCCCCTCCGCCGTTGGGTTCAACTCCAAAGGCTGAGCTCCAATGGCTTCCACTTCAAAGCCACCCTATCTTTCCAACCGCCACCATATCCGCGGCCTCCGCGGCCAGAACGCCGACGAATCTTATGGCATGGGACGGAGCTTCTCGACTCTACGTATGGGACTCTCACAAGAAATGTCTGCACTGGGTCTCGATTCGATTGGGTGATCCCGACCCGGATTCCATCTCCGCCGGTTTCCCGTCTAAG GTGTTGCAAGCAGATGTCCCAGTTTGTTTTGATGTCAGTAAGATTTCCATAAACAGAAATGGATCTGCATTGCTTCTTGCTGGGCAGGATGGCTTACGTGTTATGTACCTTTATGGGCGAGCATCAAGGGAAGAGAATACTATCATCTGTAg GACTGTTTCTATTGGTTCAGAAATTTACTTTGGAAGCAACAATTCCATACGCATTCTTCAGATTTCTTGGCACCCTTTCAGTGACACTCACTTGGGAGTTCTTTCCTCGGATTCTGTTTTCAG AATGTTTGATTTGTCTGCAGCAATTAGGCAACCAGAACAGGAATATTATTTGCAACCTGGAGAACTTGGTCTTTCTGGAAATGCAGCAGCAATATGTCCTGTTGATTTCTCTTTTGGGGCGGATCATTTGTGGGACAAGTTCAGT ATTTTTATCTTGTTTAGTGATGGATCCACTTACATCATTTGCCCGATTGTTCCTTTTGGAAG TGTGTATAAATGGGAATCACTATTGGAAATGCATAACGATGCTTGTACATTTGGGCTTAAATCTGCCAATTCAAAAGCTGTTAATAATTCTAATCTGGCAATCTCTTGGCTGGAGTCAACATTTCCTGAATTATCTCTCCAAGAAGGAGTTGGTGGAAATATATTCGCTGTCAAAGCTCAGCCTTTTGTTTTAATGGATGCATCTGTCTTATTGCAG GGTCCTCTTCGTAAAGTGTGTCATGGGGTGACAGAAAATGCTGTAATTCAGAAAGGAGTGTGTGAAGGGCGTGCGATCAGTCTTCTTTACAATTTAGTCGGAAAAGATTCAATTCTTATGACGGCTTGGAGTGGTGGGCAACTACAACTGGATGCTTTAGCTGATGAAATTCAGCCAGTCTGGAAGATGGGTAGTGCACCCCGTGTTTGTGTTGATTCACTTGGTCAGATGTTTGGTGCTGCTATGATTTGTGAACTTGCTCCCACTAATCTCTCGATCCTGAAGCTTGATCAACCTCCTAATGATACTATTTGGTTGGGTTATCCACCTCCTTTACTCCGTCTGGCTATTGTGGATTTAGCTTTGCCTAATAAAGGTGGTTCTCTAATTTCGATGGCTTCTGATCCTCTCGTTCCAGAAAGAATATTTTGCCTTCATGATGGCGGGATAGACTCGATAGTCTTGCATTTTCTCCCTTTCACTAGTCAAACCAGTGGCAAggaaaaacaaatgaaaaccCCATCTGTCTATTCTGTTCTTAGCACATGCCCTGGAGAATCCTCCTCACCAGAGCCCCTTCATGGTTTCTTGACATTGTCAGATTCATCTGGAGGTTCATGGATTGTGGGACTTACTTGTTCTCATGAATGCGTAGTGCTTTACATGGAGAGCTGGAATGAATTGCTTACTCATGCTATTTATAGTGAGAGGGAAACTGTTACCCTGGACGAGGCAACAGATGCAGATACTCTCACAGTAATCAGCAAAGAACTCCTTAGTGGGCCTAAGGTAGTTCTATTACCCTCAACCGCACCAAATTTACGCTCTGTGACTGCTGATTCTATTGAAGGACGATCAATGCTTCATCAGTATTTCAAGCTTTTTCATGAAAATTATGTGGAGTATGCACACAAG GTATACTTCGAACTCCAGCACCATGGGCctcatttgaaaaaaataattgataatcaACATTCTCGTATACGCGAAGTGCAGCAGAAACTTTTGGATGTTGAAAAGAATCAGGAGAAAATTGAGGATCACATAGACTCTGCAGTTAAGCTTCACAGTTCCCTAGAAATGCGCTTACAAAACTTGAGGAGTCTGCCAGGTTTACAGAAAAAGCCATTATCAAAAGCAGAACGAGATTTTAAACTAGAACTTG ATAAGTTTACTGGAGTGGAGTTGGATGCCTTGCACTCTTCCATTGAATCTTTGAATGCGAGATTGACAAGACACGTACATTATCAGCAGGTTGATTCCTCGAATCGACAAAAACTGATTGCAGGAAGAAGGGTGTCTCGGATTCAAGACAACGAGTTATCTCAACTTAAATCTTCACTTGAAAAACTCTCGCTGCTAAACAGTGAGAACGGCAAAAAGGTTAAGCTTGTTGAGTCGGCATTAAGTAGCAGAGGAATCAGCAAGTGA